One window of Podarcis raffonei isolate rPodRaf1 chromosome 15, rPodRaf1.pri, whole genome shotgun sequence genomic DNA carries:
- the NHERF4 gene encoding Na(+)/H(+) exchange regulatory cofactor NHE-RF4 isoform X2 gives MALVATKKHRRRLSSKGPRDTAEPTMKFEFNPRDGIDNPALSLAEDSEPEGGAQVRFCFLKKEDGESFGFWLRQEAGSNGHIVRQVTPGGLAHRRGLQDGDRILEVVWKIKSSGKQVSLTVLDGTAYELAKALDRDLGQLLPHHNRPRLCCINKDQSGFGFSVSAPEGVKGTFRLSVPEDGPAHKAGVPDGSWLLELNGACVESWTLAHLHKKIKHSNNPMGLLVIDAKSEEFYRQRGVKVTAAMADASWVPFEVRKLQMVRGQDGYGFLLKEEKRCSGERGQFLREVESGLPAEKAGMRDGDRLLAVNGEGTEDLDHQEVVLRIRADSSRVSMLVIDAEGSKFYDSVGLSPLLFYDDHEPPLGLHIVHASPSPSMPQANSNAGFTPCLCHLRTDPHENRLHLEQSGSSSPAFAKEGQDALSHAF, from the exons ATGGCATTGGTGGCTACGAAGAAGCATCGGCGACGACTCAGCTCAAAAG ggcCCAGGGACACTGCAGAGCCAACTAT GAAATTTGAATTTAACCCCAGAGATGGGATCGATAACCCAGCCCTGTCACTGGCAGAGGATTCTG AGCCAGAGGGAGGTGCTCAGGTGCGCTTCTGCTTTCTGAAGAAAGAGGACGGGGAGAGCTTTGGGTTCTGGCTACGGCAGGAGGCGGGCAGCAACGGGCACATTGTGCGACAGGTGACGCCGGGGGGCCTGGCTCACCGCAGAGGCCTGCAAGATGGAGACCGGATCTTAGAG GTGGTTTGGAAGATCAAGAGCAGTGGGAAGCAAGTCTCTCTCACTGTCCTGGATGGGACAGCCTACGAGTTGGCAAAAGCCCTTGACCGGGACCTTGGCCAGCTCTTGCCCCATCACAACAGGCCACGGCTGTGCTGCATCAACAAGGACCAAAGTGGCTTCGGCTTCAGCGTCTCAGCTCCAGAAG GTGTGAAGGGCACATTCCGACTATCTGTGCCAGAGGATGGGCCAGCTCACAAGGCAGGGGTGCCAGATGGTTCATGGCTCCTAGAGCTCAACGGTGCTTGTGTGGAGAGTTGGACTCTTGCACACCTTCACAAAAAG ATCAAGCACAGCAACAACCCGATGGGGCTGCTGGTGATCGACGCCAAATCAGAGGAGTTTTACCGGCAACGCGGCGTTAAGGTCACTGCCGCCATGGCTGACGCTTCCTGGGTTCCTTTTGAGGTGAGGAAGCTGCAGATGGTGAGAGGCCAAGACGGATATGGATTCTTGCTGAAAGAAGAAAAACGTTGCTCAGGAGAAAGAG GTCAGTTTCTGAGGGAGGTCGAATCCGGGTTGCCAGCTGAGAAGGCAGGGATGAGAGATGGTGACCGCCTCCTGGCTGTGAATGGCGAGGGCACTGAGGACCTGGACCACCAGGAGGTGGTGCTGAGGATACGTGCGGACAGCAGCCGGGTGTCCATGTTGGTTATTGACGCAGAAGGAAGCAAGTTCTACGACTCG GTTGGGTTATCACCTCTCCTTTTCTATGATGACCATGAGCCCCCATTGGGCTTGCACATCGTCCATGCTTCCCCCTCTCCCAGCATGCCCCAGGCAAATAGCAACGCTGGCTTCACACCCTGCCTCTGTCACCTCAGAACGGACCCC
- the NHERF4 gene encoding Na(+)/H(+) exchange regulatory cofactor NHE-RF4 isoform X1 — translation MALVATKKHRRRLSSKGPRDTAEPTMKFEFNPRDGIDNPALSLAEDSEPEGGAQVRFCFLKKEDGESFGFWLRQEAGSNGHIVRQVTPGGLAHRRGLQDGDRILEVNGAYVEGLEHFRVVWKIKSSGKQVSLTVLDGTAYELAKALDRDLGQLLPHHNRPRLCCINKDQSGFGFSVSAPEGVKGTFRLSVPEDGPAHKAGVPDGSWLLELNGACVESWTLAHLHKKIKHSNNPMGLLVIDAKSEEFYRQRGVKVTAAMADASWVPFEVRKLQMVRGQDGYGFLLKEEKRCSGERGQFLREVESGLPAEKAGMRDGDRLLAVNGEGTEDLDHQEVVLRIRADSSRVSMLVIDAEGSKFYDSVGLSPLLFYDDHEPPLGLHIVHASPSPSMPQANSNAGFTPCLCHLRTDPHENRLHLEQSGSSSPAFAKEGQDALSHAF, via the exons ATGGCATTGGTGGCTACGAAGAAGCATCGGCGACGACTCAGCTCAAAAG ggcCCAGGGACACTGCAGAGCCAACTAT GAAATTTGAATTTAACCCCAGAGATGGGATCGATAACCCAGCCCTGTCACTGGCAGAGGATTCTG AGCCAGAGGGAGGTGCTCAGGTGCGCTTCTGCTTTCTGAAGAAAGAGGACGGGGAGAGCTTTGGGTTCTGGCTACGGCAGGAGGCGGGCAGCAACGGGCACATTGTGCGACAGGTGACGCCGGGGGGCCTGGCTCACCGCAGAGGCCTGCAAGATGGAGACCGGATCTTAGAGGTGAACGGGGCTTATGTCGAAGGCCTGGAGCACTTCAGG GTGGTTTGGAAGATCAAGAGCAGTGGGAAGCAAGTCTCTCTCACTGTCCTGGATGGGACAGCCTACGAGTTGGCAAAAGCCCTTGACCGGGACCTTGGCCAGCTCTTGCCCCATCACAACAGGCCACGGCTGTGCTGCATCAACAAGGACCAAAGTGGCTTCGGCTTCAGCGTCTCAGCTCCAGAAG GTGTGAAGGGCACATTCCGACTATCTGTGCCAGAGGATGGGCCAGCTCACAAGGCAGGGGTGCCAGATGGTTCATGGCTCCTAGAGCTCAACGGTGCTTGTGTGGAGAGTTGGACTCTTGCACACCTTCACAAAAAG ATCAAGCACAGCAACAACCCGATGGGGCTGCTGGTGATCGACGCCAAATCAGAGGAGTTTTACCGGCAACGCGGCGTTAAGGTCACTGCCGCCATGGCTGACGCTTCCTGGGTTCCTTTTGAGGTGAGGAAGCTGCAGATGGTGAGAGGCCAAGACGGATATGGATTCTTGCTGAAAGAAGAAAAACGTTGCTCAGGAGAAAGAG GTCAGTTTCTGAGGGAGGTCGAATCCGGGTTGCCAGCTGAGAAGGCAGGGATGAGAGATGGTGACCGCCTCCTGGCTGTGAATGGCGAGGGCACTGAGGACCTGGACCACCAGGAGGTGGTGCTGAGGATACGTGCGGACAGCAGCCGGGTGTCCATGTTGGTTATTGACGCAGAAGGAAGCAAGTTCTACGACTCG GTTGGGTTATCACCTCTCCTTTTCTATGATGACCATGAGCCCCCATTGGGCTTGCACATCGTCCATGCTTCCCCCTCTCCCAGCATGCCCCAGGCAAATAGCAACGCTGGCTTCACACCCTGCCTCTGTCACCTCAGAACGGACCCC
- the NHERF4 gene encoding Na(+)/H(+) exchange regulatory cofactor NHE-RF4 isoform X3 has translation MALVATKKHRRRLSSKGPRDTAEPTMKFEFNPRDGIDNPALSLAEDSEPEGGAQVRFCFLKKEDGESFGFWLRQEAGSNGHIVRQVTPGGLAHRRGLQDGDRILEVNGAYVEGLEHFRVVWKIKSSGKQVSLTVLDGTAYELAKALDRDLGQLLPHHNRPRLCCINKDQSGFGFSVSAPEGVKGTFRLSVPEDGPAHKAGVPDGSWLLELNGACVESWTLAHLHKKIKHSNNPMGLLVIDAKSEEFYRQRGVKVTAAMADASWVPFEVRKLQMVRGQDGYGFLLKEEKRCSGERGQFLREVESGLPAEKAGMRDGDRLLAVNGEGTEDLDHQEVVLRIRADSSRVSMLVIDAEGSKFYDSGQDALSHAF, from the exons ATGGCATTGGTGGCTACGAAGAAGCATCGGCGACGACTCAGCTCAAAAG ggcCCAGGGACACTGCAGAGCCAACTAT GAAATTTGAATTTAACCCCAGAGATGGGATCGATAACCCAGCCCTGTCACTGGCAGAGGATTCTG AGCCAGAGGGAGGTGCTCAGGTGCGCTTCTGCTTTCTGAAGAAAGAGGACGGGGAGAGCTTTGGGTTCTGGCTACGGCAGGAGGCGGGCAGCAACGGGCACATTGTGCGACAGGTGACGCCGGGGGGCCTGGCTCACCGCAGAGGCCTGCAAGATGGAGACCGGATCTTAGAGGTGAACGGGGCTTATGTCGAAGGCCTGGAGCACTTCAGG GTGGTTTGGAAGATCAAGAGCAGTGGGAAGCAAGTCTCTCTCACTGTCCTGGATGGGACAGCCTACGAGTTGGCAAAAGCCCTTGACCGGGACCTTGGCCAGCTCTTGCCCCATCACAACAGGCCACGGCTGTGCTGCATCAACAAGGACCAAAGTGGCTTCGGCTTCAGCGTCTCAGCTCCAGAAG GTGTGAAGGGCACATTCCGACTATCTGTGCCAGAGGATGGGCCAGCTCACAAGGCAGGGGTGCCAGATGGTTCATGGCTCCTAGAGCTCAACGGTGCTTGTGTGGAGAGTTGGACTCTTGCACACCTTCACAAAAAG ATCAAGCACAGCAACAACCCGATGGGGCTGCTGGTGATCGACGCCAAATCAGAGGAGTTTTACCGGCAACGCGGCGTTAAGGTCACTGCCGCCATGGCTGACGCTTCCTGGGTTCCTTTTGAGGTGAGGAAGCTGCAGATGGTGAGAGGCCAAGACGGATATGGATTCTTGCTGAAAGAAGAAAAACGTTGCTCAGGAGAAAGAG GTCAGTTTCTGAGGGAGGTCGAATCCGGGTTGCCAGCTGAGAAGGCAGGGATGAGAGATGGTGACCGCCTCCTGGCTGTGAATGGCGAGGGCACTGAGGACCTGGACCACCAGGAGGTGGTGCTGAGGATACGTGCGGACAGCAGCCGGGTGTCCATGTTGGTTATTGACGCAGAAGGAAGCAAGTTCTACGACTCG